In Streptomyces sp. NBC_01381, the sequence ACCCAGGTGGTCCCCGCCGAGGACGCCGCCGAGTCCGAACTGCTGCTACAGGCGCGGCGGTTGTCGCTCACCGCGCTGGAAGCGGTCAAGGGCACGACAATGATCGACGACGTGTGCGTGCCGCGCTCGAAGCTCGCGGACATGCTCGCCGGCGTCGACCGCATCGCCGATAAGTACAGCCTCACGATCGGGGTCTGCGCGCACGCCGGCGACGGCAACACCCACCCCACCGTCTGCTTCGACGCGGCAGACCTCGACGAGGGCCGCCGCGCCCGCGAGTCCTTCGACGAGATCATGGCCCTCGGCCTGGAACTCGGCGGCACGATCACCGGCGAGCACGGCGTGGGCGTCCTGAAGAAGGAGTGGCTGGCACGCGAGATCGGCCCGGTGGGCGTGGAGATGCAGCGCGCCATCAAGTCGGCGTTCGATCCGCTGTCCCTCCTCAACCCGGGCAAGCTCTTCTGAGGTTTCGAAAGCTCTGGCTCCGCTGTCGCCCCCGTGGCTGCGGAGCTCACTCACCGTCCTTGGACTCGTCGCTCGGCCACGGGTCGCGCAGCCATAGGTCGTCGGCCGGGGTCGGCGTGAGCAGCTCGGCGAGGCCGTCGTCGATGCCGAGCCGCTCAGCCTCAGAGCCCGGAGGGACCACCCGCAGCGTGCGCTCGAGCCAGGCGGAGACGGCGGGCGCGGGCGCCTCCAGGAGCGCGTCACCGTCGGGTGAACTCAGCGCCATCAGGACGACGCTGCGCCCCTCGACCTTGGTCGGCCAGACCCGGACGTCGCCGTGGCCGCAGGGCCTGAACACCCCCTCGACGAGGAGCTCGCGGGCGAATGTCCAGTTCACCGGGTTCTCGGAGCCGATGTGGAAGGAGATGTGGACGGCGTACGGGTCGTCGGTGCGGTAGGTGAGGCGGGCCGGGACGGGGATGGCGCGTTCCGGAGAGAGGACGAGTTTGAGCTCAAGCTCGCGTTCCACCACGGTGTGCATGTCGGTGCGTTCCTTCCTTGTTCGGGGCCCTGGGAGCGGACCCGTGCAAGGAGAGAGCGCGAGGTGGCCGGAGCATTACGCGACTTCCGGAAAGTTTTTTCTTGGAGGTTGAACTGTGCCCCGATGGGGGCCGGAAGGGCAGGACCCGCACAGCCGGCGGCGGAGGTCTGATAGATGTGGAGCCTCAAAAAGACCCCCGAGCAGATACGGGACGACGGACATGAGCGCCCCAACTCCGGCCCCAGGCGACGACAGGCCCCGCGAAGGCTACTACCCCGATCCGTCCATTCCCGGATATGTCCGGTACTGGAACGGCGCGGCCTGGGTGCCCGGTACGAGCCGTCCCGCCCCGTCCGAAGGCGAAACGCTGCCCGCGCCGCCCGGCGCGGGTGCGGCGGCGGCTCCCGCGGCATCGCTGCCGCCCGCTGAGCCCGCGGCGCCCGCCGCGGAGGAGACCGGTCCGGTCTTCTTCGACGAGGAGCCGATGCCGGAGGCGACGGGCGGCGCCGCCTCCGCTGCGGCCTCCGCCGCCGCCGACGCCGACGCTCAGCACGGGGCGAGGCCCGAGCCCGCGTCGGCTTGGCAGGCGGACGCGGGGCGGCAGACGGGACTCGGCGGCGAGCAGGACCGGCGGGTGTCGTGGGGTGCGGCCGGGCAGGGCGATCCGCGGGACCCGCGCGTACCGAGCGAACGCCCGGCGGCACAGCCGGAGCCCCCGTCTCCCTCTCCTTCTCCGTCTCCCTCCGCTGCCTCTCCCTCCGCGGGGGAGGAGGGGCCAGGCACGGTACAGATCCGCGCAATCAAGCCGGGTACGTCCGGCACATCGGGCACATCGGGCACATCGGGCACATCGGGTACGCCCGCCAAGCAGCCGCCGCCGGCGACCGACGGCACTGTCACGTTCCGCAGGCCCAGTGGGCCGTTGCGGCCCGCCGCGGCGAACGAGCAGCCCTCGGCCGGTACCGAAGGCACCATGGCGATCAGGGCCCTGCGCCCTAAGTCCTCCGGCGGCGCGCCGCAGGCCGCTGTTCCTCCGCAGGCCGCGGCCTCGCCCGCGCCGGCCCCCGCGCAGCCTTCCGTTCCGCAGCAGGGCGGTGCGCACGGCGGCGTGCCGTCGCCGGTGACCTCGGGGCCCGGTGGCGGTTCGCCCTCGTGGGCCCAGCAGGTCCACCAGCTCGCCGAGTCCGACGGCCAGGCGCAGCAGCCGGTGGCGCCGTGGAAGCCGGTCGCCAGCGATCCGTTCCTCGCGGCGGCGCAGGCCCAGGCGGCGGCGCGGCCTGCGGGCATGGGCAAGCGGTTCGCGGCGCGGCTCATCGACACGGTCGTGCTCGCCGCGGTCACCGGTGCGGCCGCGCTGCCGCTCGGCACGAAGGCCGCCGATCACGTCGACAGCAAGATCGACGCGGCGAAGATGTCCGGCGAGAAGGTCACGGTGTGGCTCCTGGACGGCACCACGGCGGGCTACCTGGGCATGGTCCTGGCGGTCCTGCTCGTCTTCGGCGTCCTCTACGAAGTGCTGCCGACCGCCAAGTGGGGTCGGACGCTGGGGAAGAAGGTGCTGGGGCTCGAGGTGCGGGACATGGGGGAGCACGAGGCGCCGTCGTTCGGGGCGGCGTTGAAGCGGTGGCTGGTGTATGCGGTGCCGGGCGTGCTGGTGATCGGCCTCGTGGGCGTCCTGTGGGGCCTCTTCGACCGCCCGTGGCGCCAGTGCTGGCACGACAAGGCGGCGGGCACATTCGTGGCGGGCTAGCCCGCCAGCTGTCTTTTCAGCCTGTCGAGGGGGTCCCCCCTGCTCTTTAAGAGCTTGGGGGAGTTTGAGGACGAACTCGGCGGAGCCGGTGATCTGCGGTCACCTCGCGGCCGGCGCAGCCGGAAGGGATTCGGGTAGGGGCGGGGTCGGGGAGAGGGAAACCCGCCCTTAACCCGTACAGCCGCTCGCCGGATGCGGACATCGCGCCCTCAGGGTCCACTCGCCCCATGAGTACCGAACCGCCGCCGTACCCACCGCCCCCCGACGACGACAACGACCCCTTCCGGAAGCAGCCCCCGCCGACCCCTCCGCCGTACGGCGGAGGCGGCGGTGATCCCTACGGCAGCGGTGGCGGATACGGCGTGCCGGATCCCCTCGCCGGGATGCCACCCCTGGCCGACAGCGGGAAACGCGTCCTCGCCCGCATCATCGACATGATCCTCGTCGGCGTGGTCGTCTGGCTGCTCTCCTGGCTCTTCAACACCAACGAGTTCGACGTCGACCCGGACAAGGTCGAGTACGGCAAGAGCTTCGGCCAGTCCCTGCTCGCCGCCGTGCTCTACATCGCGTACGACACCTTCCTGATCGCCAAGACGGGTCAGACCCTCGGCAAGAAGTGGCTGGGGATGCGGGTGGCGAACCTCAACGACGGGGCGACGCCCGCCCTGCAGGCCGCGCTCGCCCGCGCGGCCGTCCTCTGGATCCCGTTCGCGTTCTGCTGCGCCTGCATCTGGACGGCCATCTGCGGCGGCTGGAGCTTCTTCGACAAGCCCTACAAGCAGGGCCTGCACGACAAGGCGGCCAAGACGGTGGTGGTCAGCACCACTTAGGAGGACGCGGCGGCGGCTGCCTCAGTGACAACAGCGGGCTCGTGATCCTCACGGGCCCGCTGGTTCGCGTACGGACTCGGCAAGCACAGGCGCGGCGGCGGCCCGCTGAACCGGTACGCGCTCCTCGGCGGTGCGTACGACGGAAGCGACCCGCGCGGCCGGAGCGGCGGGCTTCGGCTGGGGGACGGTCATGGCGACCAGTAACCCGAGACCGAGCGCGGCGAAGACTATGACCGCCACCCCGATCCCCGAACTCGTCTGGGAGAGCAGCAGCATGGCGAGCGTCGAGAAGACGACGGTCACTGTGCCGTACGTGAGCTGTGCGGGCGTGGGACGAGGCAGCGGCATGGGACGAGGCATGGCGTAATCCGTCCTCGGAAACAGCGGATGCGGAGGGGTGTCGAACGGTATGAGTTGTGCTGTATAACCGTGGATCCGAAGTGCTGTACACGAATCAAAGGGTGCCAGGCGACGGCGACTTGAGAAGTGCCGTCGCGCGCTGTGGCGCACCGTCGATTGACTCTAATCCGCTGCATGCCCGACGGGAACGGGCGGTAAGCGTGACCTAACCCACGGTGCGGCAGCACAGGGGGCGCACGGGTTCATGGCGTCCACCAAGTGGACGTCCGGACGCGCCCGTTGACCTTCTCGGCGGACGCCCACGCGCGTTCCGGCAGCCGCCCGCGCGTGTCCGGATAGCGGATCTCCGCGACTGCATAGTGCACTTGGCCTGTTCAAGTCAAGGTCTGTCTTTTCTCCAGCATCTCCGGTCGAATGTCGTCACTTGTGACGCGTATCGCGCGCGGACCTCCTCCGACCGGGACTCGTCCGCCCCCGCGCGGACGCGGGGGAGGACAGCATCAAGTGACAGTCAGAAGACGGACGTTCAGAGCCACCGCGGCTGCCGTGGCGATGGCCGCGGCCGCCGCCACGTTCTCGGCAGCCACCGCATCGGCCGAGGACGGCGGGTCCACCGGGGCTCCCGCCATCGACCGGCAGGACCCGAGCCGGGCCAAGGCCCAGGTCGACCACGACCTCGAAGGGCCCTTCAGCAAGCAGCAGGCCCAGCAGCGCCAGTCGGCCCTCGAGCAGGTCGTCGCGGGCGACGCCAAGATCCAGAAGCGCGACGGCTCCCAGGTCGTGAAGCTCGACGACAAGAAGTACGTCGAGCTCGGCCGGCAGCAGACCGACAAGATCTTCACGATCCTGGTGGAGTTCGGGGACAAGGTGGACGACACCACCATGTACGACCCCGACGGTCCGGACGGACCCGAGAAGCCGGCCAAGAAGTACGGCGGCAAGCCCGGCCCCGCGCACAACAAAATAGCCGAGCCGGACCGTGCGAAGGACAACAGCACGGCCTGGCAGAAGGACTACAACCAGAAGCACTTCCAGGACCTCTACTTCGGTGAGGGCAAGGACGCCAAGGGCAAGACCAAGCACTCGCTGAAGACCTACTACGAGAAGACCTCATCCGGCCGTTACTCGGTCGACGGCGGGGTCTCCGACTGGGTCAAGGTCGACTACAACGAGGCGCGCTACGGCTCCAATTACTGCGGCGACACCAACTGCGCCAACGTCTGGGACGCGGTGAAGGACGGCGTCACCGCCTGGACCGCCGACCAGAAGGCCCAGGGCCGCACGGACGCGCAGATCAAGGCGGACCTCGCCAAGTACGACCTGTGGGACCGCTACGACTTCGACGGCGACGGCAACTTCAACGAGCCCGACGGGTACATCGACCACTTCCAGATCGTCCACGCGGGCGAGGACGAGTCGGCCGGCGGCGGCGCCGAGGGCACCAACGCCCTCTGGGCGCACCGCTGGTACGCGTACGGCAACGACGCGGGCAAGACCGGCCCCGGCGAGAACAAGGCGGGCGGCACGCAGATCGGCGACTCGGGCATCTGGGTCGGCGACTACACGATGCAGCCGGAGAACGGCGGCCTCGGCGTCTTCGCCCACGAGTACGGCCACGACCTGGGTCTGCCCGACCTGTACGACACCACGGGCAAGGCCGAGAACTCGGTCGGCTTCTGGTCGCTGATGTCGGCGGGCTCCTGGCTCGGCACCGGCAAGGACGCCATCGGCGACCTGCCGGGCGACATGACCGCCTGGGACAAGTTCCAGCTGGGCTGGCTCGACTACGCCAAGGCGAAGGCGGCGACCAAGTCGACGCACAAGCTGGGCGTTTCGGAGTACAACACCAAGAACAAGCAGGCGCTCGTCGTCGAGCTGCCGAAGAAGGCCGTCACCACCACGGTGGTCAAGCCGACCGAGGGCTCCAAGCAGTGGTGGAGCGACCAGGGCGACGACCTCAAGAACACCCTGACGCGGTCGGTCGACCTGACCGGCAAGTCCAAGGCCGAGCTGTCCCTTGACGGTTGGTGGGACATCGAGGCCAACTACGACTACCTCTACACCGAGGTGTCGACGGACGGCGGCGCCAACTGGACGCCCGTGGACGGCACCGCGGACGGCAAGGCCATCCCGCGCGACGCCGGTGACAAGCCCGCGTTGACCGGTGTCTCGGGTGCGTACAAGAAGCTCGCCTTCCCGCTCGACGCGTACGCCGGCAAGAAGATCGACCTCCGTTTCCGGTACGCGACGGACGGCGGCACCGCCGGCAAGGGCTTCGCGGCCGACAAGCTCGCCGTGACGGCGGACGGCGCGAAGGTCTTCGACGACGGCGCCGAGGGCGACGACAACGGCTGGACGGCCAAGGGCTTTTCGCGCATCGGCGAGTCCTTCACCAAGGACTACGACCAGTACTACCTCGCGGAGAACCGCCAGTACGTGTCGTACGACAAGACCCTGAAGGTCGGCCCGTACAACTTCGGTTTCTCCAAGTCCCGTCCGGACTGGGTCGAGCACTACGCGTACCAGACCGGCCTGATGGTCTGGCAGTGGGACACCTCGCAGAAGGACAACAACGTCAGCAAGCACCCCGGCCAGGGTCTGATCCTGCCGGTGGACGCGCACGCCAAGCCGCTGCAGTGGGCGGACGGCACGTTGCTGCGGAACAAGATCCAGCCGTTCGACGCGCCGTTCAGCAAGTACGCGACGGACGCGTTCACGCTCCACAACGCGGACGTGGCGATGAAGATCAAGTCCCAGAAGGGCGTCCCGGTCTTCGACGACCGCAAGGGCACCTACTGGTTCAAGGAGAACCCCACGGGAAGCGTGAAGGTCACTGACACCAACACGCAGATCAAGATCGTCAAGCAGCCCAAGGACGGCTCGTCGATCACGGTCCAGGTGGCCCCCTCGGTGAAGTAATTCGCATTTCCGCAGGTCAAAGCATGATCGGCCGTCGCCCTCTAGCGGGCGGCGGCCGATCGTGTTTAGGTGCGTGCTGTGGATTTCTTATTGACGCGGGGTCCGGCCAGGGGCCTCGTGCGATGTCTCACGGGGGTGTGACCAGCCATGTCCGCAGGAGGTTTCAGCAGGCTGCCGAACGGCACCGTGGTGGTGGCCCTGACGCTGCCGAGCCCGTCGGTGTGCGGCGGGAATGTCCGGATGATCGTGCACGCGGTGAACCGGGCGAGGGCGCTGACGCGGCTGCGGAATCTCGGGCTGCGGGCGGTGTATCTGCGGGGCAACGCGGAGCCGCCTACGCCGGATGAGATCACGGCGGTTCTGCATCATCCGGATGGGCTCATATGGCGTACGGCGCCGGACGGCGCCGAGGAGCTGTGGCACCCGATCAGGGCCCTGATGCGGCAGAGACCGGGGGTGCGGTCGTCCGGGGTGTGAGGGCTCCGGAAGGCCTCTGCGGGTGCGTCGTGGCTGGTCGCGCCCACGCGGCGGAGCCGCACATGTCACAGCCCCGCGCCCCTTCGGGGCCCGTCACCTCGCCCGCTCTAGACCACCGGCTTTCCCGTCAGCTCCACGCCCGCCTCCCGGAGCTCCTCAAGAGCCCGCTCCGTTGTCGCCTCCGCGACGCCCGCGGTCAGGTCCAGGAGGACCACCGTGCTGAATCCTTCCCGCACGGCGTCAAGCGCGGTGGCCCGTACGCAGTGGTCCGTGGCGATGCCGACCACGTCCACCTCGGTGATGTGCCGCGCCCGCAGCCAGTCCGCGAGGGAGACGTCGTTCTCGTCGACCCCCTCGAAGCCGCTGTACGCGGCCGAGTAGGCCCCCTTGTCGAAGACCGCGTCGATCGCCCCCGAAGCGACCACCGGCGCGAAGTTCGGGTGGAAGCCGATCCCCTCGGTCCCCGCCACACAGTGCGCCGGCCAGGAGCGGGCATAGTCCGGGTGGTCGGAGAAGTGGTCGCCCGGCTCGATGTGGTGGTCCCGGGTGGCCACCACGTGCCGGTAGCCCGCCGGGGCCTGGCCGATCAGCTCGGTGATGGCGGCGGCCACGTCCGCGCCCCCGGCCACCGCGAGGCTGCCGCCCTCGCAGAAGTCGTTCTGCACATCGACGACGATCAGAGCGCGGCGCATCGGGTGTCCTTCGGTCGGCAAGGCTGGCTGGTAGGTGCGGGGGACTCGGCCGGATGAACCGAGCGTAGAGACTTCCGTTGCGTTGCGGGAGGGGGTGTTCGGCTGCCCCGGCGTGCGGCCACCGGCCGTCCCGTGGCGTCAGGCGTACTCCGTGGGAATGACCGCCTCGCCCTTGGAGAGCTGGGTGGCGGAGAGGGGGAGCCGGGCCCGTGCCGCCGCGTGCCGGTCGCGGACCGTGTCCAGCGGCTCGCGCGCCACCACCTCACCGCCCTTGATCAGCTCGACGAGGAGTTCGTGGTCGGCGAGCTCCACCGGAACCGGGCCCGTGCCGATCACCTCGGCCTCGGCGACCCCGTGCTCGTCGGGCCGCCGGGCGGCCCACTTGCGGCCGCCGACGGACGACTTCCCGCCCACGGACTTCTTCGCCACCGCCTCCAGCGGAGCTTGAGGGTCCGCCGAGTGGGCGCGGGCCACCAGCTTGTAGACCATCGAGCAGGTGGGGTGCCCGGAACCGGTGACCAGCTGGGTGCCCACGCCGTACGCGTCGACGGGCGCCGCGGCCAGCGAGGCGATGGCGTACTCGTCGAGGTCGGAGGTGACCACGATCTTGGTCTTCGTGGCGCCGAGCTCGTCCAGCTGCTGGCGGACCCGGTGGGCGACCAGGAGCAGGTCGCCGGAGTCGATGCGTACGGCGCCGAGCTCGGGCCCGGCGACCTCGACGGCCGTACGGACGGCCTCGGTCACGTCGTATGTGTCGACCAGGAGCGTCGTGCCGGGGCCGAGGGAGTTCACCTGGGCCTGGAAGGCGTCGCGTTCGTTGTCGTGCAGGAGGGTGAAGGCGTGCGCGGACGTGCCGACCGTGGGGATGTCGTAGCGGAAGCCCGCCGCCAGGTCGGACGTGGTGGTGAAGCCGCCGACGTACGCGGCGCGCGATGCGGCGACGGCCGCCAGTTCGTGGGTGCGCCGTGCGCCCATCTCGATCAGCGGGCGCTCACCGGCGGCCGACGCCATCCGGGACGCTGCGGCCGCGATCGCCGAGTCGTGGTTGAGGATGGAGAGGATCACCGTCTCCAGGAGGACGCACTCCGCGAAGGAGCCCTCGACGCGCAGGATCGGCGAGCCCGGGAAGTAGACCTCGCCCTCCGGATAGCCCCAGATGTCACCGCGGAAGCGGTACGAGGCGAGCCACTGCAGGGTCTCCTCGTCGACGACACGGCGCTCGCGCAGGAAGCCGATGACGTCGGCATCGAAGCGGAAGTTCTCCACGGCGTCCAGGACACGGCCGGTGCCGGCCACCACTCCGTAGCGCCGTCCCTCGGGCAGTCTGCGCGTGAAGACCTCGAAGACGGAGCGCCGGTCGGCGGTGCCCGCCTTCAGCGCTGCCTGCAGCATCGTCAGCTCGTAGTGATCGGTGAAGAGCGCCGTCGACGGAACATCCACCGGCAGCCCAAGGTCCGCTGTGTTCATACGAAGGATGCTACCCCGCATCTCGTCACTCTGACGATTTCCCGGGTCCATTTGTGCGATGGCCCCCTGCGGGTGGCAGCATGGGACAAGTGAGTACGGCTCCCGCAGAGATCACGCGCCCGGAATCGGCCGAAGAGACGTTCGCCGTCCCGGAGCCCGACGTCCCCTGGATCACGCTCGTCCACAACGACCCGGTCAACCTGATGAGCTACGTGACGTACGTGTTCCAGGCGTACTTCGGGTACTCGAAGCACAAGGCCACCAAGCTGATGATGGATGTGCACCACAAAGGCCGAGCCGTGGTCTCCACCGGCACGCGCGAAGAGATGGAGCGCGACGTCCAGGCCATGCACGGGTACGGGCTTTGGGCCACCCTCCAGCAGGACCGCAAGTAGCAGGCCGACAGCAGTGGACCGGAAGCAGCGACGCATCTGATGCCAGGACAATTCGAAGCGATCCCCGGGGGCGGCGCCGCCGTCGCGCTCGACGAGGTCGAGATCTCGATCATCCGCTCCCTCGCCGTCCAGCTCCTTGAGCTGATCGGCCCCGGACCGGGAGAGGACGCCTCCGACGACCCGCTCGCCGAGCTGTTCGCGGACGGCCCCAGCGAGCCGCCGACCGACCCGGTGCTCCAGCGGCTGCTGCCCGACGCGTACGGCGGACCGGGCAGCGAGAAGGCCGACGAGGACGAACTGCGGGCGTACTCCGCGGAGTTCAGGCGCTTTACGGAGAACGACCTGCGGGCCAAGAAGCGGGACGACGCCCTGGTCGTGATCCGCTGCCTGGACTCCATGACGGCGGCAGGCGACGGCGGCGCCGTCCTCAAGCTGTCGGCGGAGGAGTCCCGGCACTGGCTCGGCGCCCTCAACGACCTCCGGCTCGCGATCGGCGCCCGCCTCGACGTCATCGACGAGGAGGACACGGACCTCCTCTACCAGCTGCCGGACGAGGATCCGCGCAAACCGATGGTGATGGCCTATTTGTGGCTGGGCGGTCTGCAGGAGACGCTGGTCAGCACGTTGATCGTGTAGTTGCTGGTGCAGTTGCCGGTGTAGTGGAACGGCTCACGGGGGCCGAAAATCGATGTAGACGGCACCTGTAACAGGTGTTCGCTCAGCGGATCCTCAAATCCGGATAACGATCACGTCACTTCAATGCCCCCGTATGACGCCGCGGGGGAATTTTGTCCGCTTCTTCCAGTGGTCTGCGCCACACGTGGCTGAGCCGATCACTGTTGCGACCGTGATAAATCTTCACGACCACTCGGTGACGCCACCCATGTCACCGATGGCGCTCGGGCCGGCAGACCGCCGGTAGCACTCCATCCATATCCGGGGGGATCAGGACCTGATCCGTGGCCATACGCAGACTGCGGGCACGGATCAGCGTGGAGAAAGGCGTCACCATGACCTCAGTGCAGGTCGAAGAGCATCACGACGGCAATGAGGCCGATCAGGCCAAGGGCTCGTCCGGTTCATCCGGCGAGGGCTATCAGCGCGGGCTCGGGGCCCGCCAGATCCAGATGATCGCGATCGGCGGTGCCATCGGCACCGGCCTGTTCCTCGGCGCGGGCAAGGCCATTCACAAGGCCGGCCCCAGCCTCATCCTGGCGTACGCCATCGCCGGCCTTGTCATCTTCTTCATCATGCGGGCCCTGGGCGAGCTGCTCATGTACCGCGCCGTCTCGGGTTCCTTCTCGGAGTACGCGCGCGAGTTCATCGGCCCGTTCTTCGGATACGTGACCGGCTGGACGTACTGGCTCTTCTGGGTCGTCACCGGCATCACGGAAGTCACGGCCGCGGCCCAGTACATGCAGTACTGGACCCACAACTCCATCCCACAATGGGCGTACGCGCTGATCTTCACGGTCATCCTGTACGGCGCCAACCTGATCTCCGTGA encodes:
- a CDS encoding DUF2017 domain-containing protein, which codes for MPGQFEAIPGGGAAVALDEVEISIIRSLAVQLLELIGPGPGEDASDDPLAELFADGPSEPPTDPVLQRLLPDAYGGPGSEKADEDELRAYSAEFRRFTENDLRAKKRDDALVVIRCLDSMTAAGDGGAVLKLSAEESRHWLGALNDLRLAIGARLDVIDEEDTDLLYQLPDEDPRKPMVMAYLWLGGLQETLVSTLIV
- the clpS gene encoding ATP-dependent Clp protease adapter ClpS, whose product is MGQVSTAPAEITRPESAEETFAVPEPDVPWITLVHNDPVNLMSYVTYVFQAYFGYSKHKATKLMMDVHHKGRAVVSTGTREEMERDVQAMHGYGLWATLQQDRK
- a CDS encoding RDD family protein, whose translation is MSTEPPPYPPPPDDDNDPFRKQPPPTPPPYGGGGGDPYGSGGGYGVPDPLAGMPPLADSGKRVLARIIDMILVGVVVWLLSWLFNTNEFDVDPDKVEYGKSFGQSLLAAVLYIAYDTFLIAKTGQTLGKKWLGMRVANLNDGATPALQAALARAAVLWIPFAFCCACIWTAICGGWSFFDKPYKQGLHDKAAKTVVVSTT
- a CDS encoding SsgA family sporulation/cell division regulator — protein: MHTVVERELELKLVLSPERAIPVPARLTYRTDDPYAVHISFHIGSENPVNWTFARELLVEGVFRPCGHGDVRVWPTKVEGRSVVLMALSSPDGDALLEAPAPAVSAWLERTLRVVPPGSEAERLGIDDGLAELLTPTPADDLWLRDPWPSDESKDGE
- a CDS encoding RDD family protein, encoding MSAPTPAPGDDRPREGYYPDPSIPGYVRYWNGAAWVPGTSRPAPSEGETLPAPPGAGAAAAPAASLPPAEPAAPAAEETGPVFFDEEPMPEATGGAASAAASAAADADAQHGARPEPASAWQADAGRQTGLGGEQDRRVSWGAAGQGDPRDPRVPSERPAAQPEPPSPSPSPSPSAASPSAGEEGPGTVQIRAIKPGTSGTSGTSGTSGTSGTPAKQPPPATDGTVTFRRPSGPLRPAAANEQPSAGTEGTMAIRALRPKSSGGAPQAAVPPQAAASPAPAPAQPSVPQQGGAHGGVPSPVTSGPGGGSPSWAQQVHQLAESDGQAQQPVAPWKPVASDPFLAAAQAQAAARPAGMGKRFAARLIDTVVLAAVTGAAALPLGTKAADHVDSKIDAAKMSGEKVTVWLLDGTTAGYLGMVLAVLLVFGVLYEVLPTAKWGRTLGKKVLGLEVRDMGEHEAPSFGAALKRWLVYAVPGVLVIGLVGVLWGLFDRPWRQCWHDKAAGTFVAG
- a CDS encoding nicotinate phosphoribosyltransferase, with protein sequence MNTADLGLPVDVPSTALFTDHYELTMLQAALKAGTADRRSVFEVFTRRLPEGRRYGVVAGTGRVLDAVENFRFDADVIGFLRERRVVDEETLQWLASYRFRGDIWGYPEGEVYFPGSPILRVEGSFAECVLLETVILSILNHDSAIAAAASRMASAAGERPLIEMGARRTHELAAVAASRAAYVGGFTTTSDLAAGFRYDIPTVGTSAHAFTLLHDNERDAFQAQVNSLGPGTTLLVDTYDVTEAVRTAVEVAGPELGAVRIDSGDLLLVAHRVRQQLDELGATKTKIVVTSDLDEYAIASLAAAPVDAYGVGTQLVTGSGHPTCSMVYKLVARAHSADPQAPLEAVAKKSVGGKSSVGGRKWAARRPDEHGVAEAEVIGTGPVPVELADHELLVELIKGGEVVAREPLDTVRDRHAAARARLPLSATQLSKGEAVIPTEYA
- a CDS encoding immune inhibitor A domain-containing protein, whose translation is MTVRRRTFRATAAAVAMAAAAATFSAATASAEDGGSTGAPAIDRQDPSRAKAQVDHDLEGPFSKQQAQQRQSALEQVVAGDAKIQKRDGSQVVKLDDKKYVELGRQQTDKIFTILVEFGDKVDDTTMYDPDGPDGPEKPAKKYGGKPGPAHNKIAEPDRAKDNSTAWQKDYNQKHFQDLYFGEGKDAKGKTKHSLKTYYEKTSSGRYSVDGGVSDWVKVDYNEARYGSNYCGDTNCANVWDAVKDGVTAWTADQKAQGRTDAQIKADLAKYDLWDRYDFDGDGNFNEPDGYIDHFQIVHAGEDESAGGGAEGTNALWAHRWYAYGNDAGKTGPGENKAGGTQIGDSGIWVGDYTMQPENGGLGVFAHEYGHDLGLPDLYDTTGKAENSVGFWSLMSAGSWLGTGKDAIGDLPGDMTAWDKFQLGWLDYAKAKAATKSTHKLGVSEYNTKNKQALVVELPKKAVTTTVVKPTEGSKQWWSDQGDDLKNTLTRSVDLTGKSKAELSLDGWWDIEANYDYLYTEVSTDGGANWTPVDGTADGKAIPRDAGDKPALTGVSGAYKKLAFPLDAYAGKKIDLRFRYATDGGTAGKGFAADKLAVTADGAKVFDDGAEGDDNGWTAKGFSRIGESFTKDYDQYYLAENRQYVSYDKTLKVGPYNFGFSKSRPDWVEHYAYQTGLMVWQWDTSQKDNNVSKHPGQGLILPVDAHAKPLQWADGTLLRNKIQPFDAPFSKYATDAFTLHNADVAMKIKSQKGVPVFDDRKGTYWFKENPTGSVKVTDTNTQIKIVKQPKDGSSITVQVAPSVK
- a CDS encoding isochorismatase family protein, which produces MRRALIVVDVQNDFCEGGSLAVAGGADVAAAITELIGQAPAGYRHVVATRDHHIEPGDHFSDHPDYARSWPAHCVAGTEGIGFHPNFAPVVASGAIDAVFDKGAYSAAYSGFEGVDENDVSLADWLRARHITEVDVVGIATDHCVRATALDAVREGFSTVVLLDLTAGVAEATTERALEELREAGVELTGKPVV